A genomic window from Ischnura elegans chromosome 10, ioIscEleg1.1, whole genome shotgun sequence includes:
- the LOC124167155 gene encoding uncharacterized protein LOC124167155, translated as MAQVSTEDEDHILWATQGNKGKRQRKRKHFDDMVELGSEGDDLLDKLPPPPVGLSRGEHTKGIQRPQCSGSIKKSSNTMKSGIIENEVHENCASKSGPSSVKINVETNGLGGDNQEGPLPSPIETDDVGGEYNIAALMKREFANLHARLDNMERKNETLSNKLDFVLAFLQNEGLESYSGAQMSSTLDALPTFPLKSVREITTFEGKLLSDEQARKQLKLKVKLIGGASGDAHLRRVLSTLLTNELAYQLTWTGPQHGSKKGGCSQDTMSLRTTKFADTLIAAVMESHCSSNIASLERVAKQWLQHAGDRLKYAEKKNVPAV; from the exons ATGGCTCAGGTTAGCACTGAGGATGAGGATCATATACTCTGGGCAACCCAAGGGAACAAAGGGAAGAGGCagagaaaaaggaaacattttgatGATATGGTGGAACTTGGAAGTGAAG GTGATGATCTTTTAGATAAGTTGCCCCCTCCACCTGTGGGATTGTCTCGTGGAGAACACACTAAAGGCATTCAAAGGCCTCAGTGCAGtggaagcattaaaaaatcatcaaatactATGAAGTCGGGCATCATTGAAAATG AAGTTCATGAAAATTGTGCATCTAAAAGTGGACCAAGTTCGGTCAAAATTAATGTGGAAACGAATG GTCTTGGTGGTGACAATCAAGAAGGACCTCTGCCTTCTCCTATAGAGACAGATGACGTTGGAGGAG AATATAACATTGCAGCTCTAATGAAAAGAGAATTTGCAAATTTGCATGCCAGATTAGATAATATGGAAAGGAAGAATGAGACGCTAAGTAATAAGCTTGACTTTGTGCTGGCATTCCTTCAAAATGAAGGATTAGAGAGTTATTCTGGTGCCCAAATGTCGAGCACATTAGATGCTCTGCCAACTTTTCCATTAAAGTCAGTCAGAGAAATTACAACTTTTGAGGGAAAACTACTGAGTGATGAGCAAGCCCGGAAACAGTTG AAGCTGAAAGTAAAACTCATTGGAGGAGCAAGTGGAGATGCCCACCTGAGGAGGGTGTTGTCGACCCTCCTGACTAATGAGTTAGCATATCAACTGACGTGGACTGGTCCACAGCATGGGAGCAAGAAAGGAGGGTGCTCCCAAGATACCATGTCTTTAAGAACTACTAAGTTTGCAGATACATTGATTG cTGCTGTAATGGAGTCCCATTGTTCAAGCAACATTGCCAGCTTGGAGAGAGTAGCCAAGCAGTGGCTGCAGCATGCAGGAGACCGTTTGAAGTAtgccgaaaaaaaaaatgttcctgcTGTTTAG